A genome region from Platichthys flesus chromosome 12, fPlaFle2.1, whole genome shotgun sequence includes the following:
- the slc29a3 gene encoding equilibrative nucleoside transporter 3, with protein sequence MDAPEPVQPSLNSSYVPTALGNHNTSEDEDNEDQSPSASLLPKPSSVPLAVRYSPEDSYCLVYIIFFLMGIGSLLPWNFFITAKHYWLYKLSNNTNPSSSEDQRSHLSDYFESYLVIASTVPSVLSLVLNYILVNRLSSNVRILASLFVILVVFVVTTVLVKVDVSDSRVEFFVGTLVSVAVVSGASNLFSGSVFGISGHFPMRISQALISGQAMGGTLSAVASVMDLALTKDVTDSALAYFLTADFFILLCIITYLLLPKLAYSRHYMLAATCTSAGGMTEDGSDGTVSRVSTPPLRPILRKTWVLGFSVFCVFCISITVFPAVSSGIQSVNKDSGSPWTTTYFVPLTSFLLYNLADFCGRQATAWLQVPGPTSRVLPVLVLCRTIMVPLLIFCNYQPRDNIHTVLFRHDAFPVLFNCMLGLSNGYLGTLPMIYGPKVVPRELAEATGVVMSFFLTLGLAVGSAFSVLIVHSI encoded by the exons ATGGACGCCCCAGAGCCGGTGCAGCCCAGTCTCAACTCCTCCTATGTTCCAACTGCTCTCGGCAACCACAACACATCTGAGGACGAGGACAACGAGGACCAGagtccctctgcctccctcctgcCCAAACCTTCGTCAGTGCCTCTGGCCGTGCGCTACAGTCCGGAGGACTCCTATTGTCTTGTGTACATAATCTTCTTTCTGATGGGTATCGGCTCCCTGCTGCCCTGGAACTTCTTCATAACAGCCAAACACTACTGGCTCTACAAACTGAGTAACAACACTAATCCCAGCAGCAGCGAGGATCAACGTTCACATCTCAGT GACTACTTTGAAAGTTATCTGGTCATTGCCTCCACAGTTCcttctgtgctgtccctggtACTCAACTACATCCTAGTTAACag GTTGTCTTCGAATGTCCGGATCCTGGCGTCTCTCTTCGTGATCCTGGTGGTGTTTGTGGTGACCACGGTGCTGGTGAAGGTGGACGTGTCAGACAGCAGGGTGGAGTTCTTTGTCGGGACTCTAGTCAGCGTGGCTGTCGTCAGTGGGGCCTCCAACCTCTTCTCTGGCAGCGTGTTTGGCATCAGTGGACATTTCCCCATGAGGATCTCTCAGGCTCTTATATCAG GCCAGGCTATGGGCGGCACGCTGAGTGCAGTAGCATCAGTAATGGACCTGGCGCTCACGAAGGACGTGACAGACAGCGCTCTGGCCTATTTCCTGACAGCTGACTTCTTCATTCTGCTCTGTATCATCACATATCTGCTGCTGCCAAAACTGGCATATTCAAG ACACTACATGCTGGCAGCAACATGCACCAGCGCAGGAGGGATGACAGAAGATGGAAGTGACGGCACAGTGAGCAGAGTCTCAACCCCCCCACTGCGTCCCATCCTGAGGAAGACGTGGGTGCTGGGCTTCAGTGTCTTCTGCGTCTTCTGCATCTCTATAACGGTGTTCCCTGCAGTATCCTCAGGGATCCAGTCTGTCAACAAGGACAGCGGCAGCCCCTGGACAACCACTTACTTTGTGCCCCTCACCAGCTTCCTCCTGTACAATCTAGCAGACTTCTGTGGCAGGCAAGCCACCGCCTGGCTGCAGGTCCCAGGCCCCACCAGCCGAGTCCTGCcggtgctggtgctgtgtcGCACCATCATGGTCCCACTTCTCATATTCTGTAACTACCAGCCAAGGGACAACATTCACACAGTTCTATTCAGACATGATGCTTTTCCTGTGCTGTTTAATTGCATGTTAGGCCTCTCCAATGGCTACTTAGGCACTCTACCAATGATCTATGGCCCAAAGGTGGTCCCTCGGGAGCTGGCAGAAGCCACAGGAGTGGTCATGTCCTTCTTCCTCACTCTGGGACTGGCGGTTGGATCTGCATTCTCCGTGCTCATCGTGCACTCCATCTGA